One Helianthus annuus cultivar XRQ/B chromosome 7, HanXRQr2.0-SUNRISE, whole genome shotgun sequence genomic region harbors:
- the LOC110867178 gene encoding receptor-like protein EIX2, translating into MSAVFKFSYISSLYLTFCLLLVLALSAKNYDATLCHDDERQALLQFKSGLVDEADRLASWVGETSDCCKWAGILCDNITGHVQKIHLPGKCSIDYSTTKRYDESIRQRLRGDISRSILYLKQLEHLDLSCNDFRGIQIPRFMGSLGNLRYLNLSHSSFGGTIPPQLGNLTELEVLCLGSSYNAFEATSIINMQWLSSMRSLRHLDMSGVYLTEASDWFQVINTLPSLAQLHLSSSGLPDIHPNVASLNLTFLSSLDLSYNNFNKNFMPQWIFSITSLVSLDLSGCHFSGPPIPSSTSSFHNLTSLKFLHISENEFMSSSLVLKELSSIGGNLISLDMGSCGVKSATLDSLHNLTSLLSLDLSGNQLTSTIPKSLGNLCNLRHIDMGGNSFQNISLTSLLRSFLDCKSPSLESLYLESSQLSCSLPDQLEQLVNLVHLDLAYNGISGPIPESIGNLSFLRLLYLDGNLISGPIPYSVGGLSSLETLALSHNHLTGTLPESLGQLSKLKFLDLYHNLLTGVVTDVHFSKLIGLKNLDGSGNNLTLRPHHANWVPSFQLEILYISSWDLGPQFPLWLLTQRDLSCLDMRNTKISSTMPESFWRSFPNLEELDMSQNQIQGRLFEIPATLHEVDLSSNLFSGKLPKLFNSSMLNVLDLSNNSFTGSLFHLLCSWGGNVITVLNLANNHLSGAIPDCWVKWQSLTFFNLENNNLSGVIPTTMGYLSSLVSLNMCKNKLSGRLPASLKCLKELQILEFASNELVGSIPTWIGTELLDLRILNLRSNNFDGTISHELCYLTAIHILDFAHNNLSGNIPRCFNNFTVLSKKETTEINPVSMIFGFSIGIIEITNSASLVMKGQEYTYSTILGLVMVLDLSGNKLSGSIPVELMALQALQSLNISNNQLTGVIPKNIGDMKFLESFDVSSNHLSGELPMSLSSLTFLSSFNVSFNNLTGRIPSSTQLQSFNESSFFGNKLCGVPLTTLCGEIEHHKDQQEGDTSHGVDFGLIISILLGFFVGFWSIVIPLNVGTIWISLYKLRYMLGC; encoded by the exons ATGAGTGCTGTTTTTAAATTTTCTTATATCTCTTCCCTCTACCTCACCTTTTGCTTACTTCTTGTGCTGGCCTTATCAGCTAAAAACTATGATGCTACGTTATGCCATGATGATGAAAGACAAGCACTACTCCAGTTCAAGAGCGGCCTCGTTGACGAAGCAGATCGACTTGCTTCTTGGGTTGGTGAAACGAGCGATTGTTGCAAGTGGGCTGGGATCCTTTGTGATAACATTACGGGTCATGTTCAAAAGATTCATCTACCTGGTAAATGCAGTATCGATTACAGCACAACCAAAAGGTACGATGAATCCATAAGGCAGAGGTTGAGAGGGGATATAAGTCGATCCATCTTGTATCTGAAGCAACTCGAGCATCTAGACTTGAGTTGCAATGATTTCAGGGGAATCCAAATTCCTAGGTTTATGGGTTCTCTTGGAAACTTGAGATATCTTAACCTCTCACATTCTAGTTTTGGTGGAACAATTCCTCCTCAATTGGGGAATCTGACAGAATTGGAGGTCCTTTGTCTTGGCAGTTCTTATAATGCATTTGAAGCTACTAGCATAATTAATATGCAGTGGTTATCAAGTAtgcgttcactgcgtcacctggATATGAGTGGTGTATACCTCACAGAAGCAAGTGATTGGTTTCAGGTGATTAACACTCTCCCTTCATTGGCCCAACTGCATTTAAGTAGTAGTGGGCTGCCTGACATACATCCCAATGTTGCTAGTCTTAATCTCACATTCCTTTCCTCACTTGATCTTTCTTATAACAACTTCAATAAGAATTTCATGCCACAATGGATTTTCAGCATAACTAGTCTTGTTTCATTAGATTTAAGTGGGTGTCATTTCAGTGGTCCTCCTATTCCTAGTAGCACCAGTAGCTTCCATAACTTGACTTCTTTGAAGTTTCTTCACATCTCTGAAAATGAGTTCATGAGTTCTTCATTAGTACTAAAGGAGCTGTCTAGCATAGGTGGTAATCTGATTTCATTAGATATGGGTTCCTGTGGTGTTAAGAGTGCAACTCTTGATTCCCTTCACAACTTGACTTCTCTTCTTAGTCTTGACCTATCAGGAAATCAACTCACAAGCACAATACCTAAATCACTGGGTAACCTTTGCAATTTGAGACATATCGATATGGGTGGTAACAGTTTTCAAAACATTAGTTTAACAAGCCTACTTAGAAGTTTTTTGGATTGCAAATCACCAAGCCTTGAATCATTATATCTCGAGTCCTCACAGCTATCTTGTTCTTTACCCGATCAACTTGAACAACTGGTAAACTTAGTGCACCTCGACCTAGCATACAATGGTATTTCTGGACCAATTCCAGAGTCAATAGGAAACCTATCATTTTTGAGATTACTGTATCTTGATGGGAATCTTATCTCTGGTCCAATTCCATACTCTGTCGGAGGACTATCATCATTGGAGACGTTAGCTCTTTCACATAACCATTTGACTGGTACCCTTCCTGAAAGCCTGGGTCAACTTTCTAAGTTGAAGTTTTTAGATCTCTATCACAATTTATTGACAGGTGTCGTGACAGATGTTCATTTTTCCAAACTTATAGGATTGAAAAACCTAGACGGAAGTGGAAACAACTTAACCCTTAGACCACACCATGCAAACTGGGTTCCCTCTTTCCAACTAGAAATCTTGTACATAAGTTCTTGGGATTTGGGGCCTCAATTTCCATTGTGGCTGCTAACGCAGAGAGATTTATCATGTTTGGATATGAGAAATACAAAGATATCATCAACCATGCCTGAATCGTTTTGGAGGTCATTCCCCAATCTAGAAGAACTAGATATGTCTCAAAATCAAATTCAAGGAAGGTTGTTTGAAATCCCAGCAACACTTCATGAAGTTGACTTGAGTTCTAATTTGTTTAGCGGGAAATTGCCTAAACTTTTCAACAGTTCAATGTTAAATGTCCTCGATCTATCAAATAATTCCTTTACAGGATCACTATTTCATTTATTGTGTTCTTGGGGTGGGAATGTGATAACAGTTCTTAATCTAGCAAATAATCATTTGTCTGGTGCCATTCCCGATTGTTGGGTGAAGTGGCAGAGTTTGACATTCTTCAACTTGGAGAACAACAATCTGTCTGGTGTAATTCCGACAACTATGGGATATTTATCTTCTCTCGTGTCATTGAATATGTGCAAGAACAAGTTGTCTGGAAGACTACCTGCTTCTCTAAAGTGCTTGAAAGAATTACAAATCCTTGAGTTTGCTTCAAATGAACTTGTTGGGAGCATTCCAACATGGATTGGGACAGAACTTTTAGATTTGAGAATTCTAAACCTCCGATCAAACAATTTTGATGGAACCATATCTCATGAGCTCTGTTATCTTACAGCTATTCATATCTTGGACTTCGCTCATAATAATCTATCAGGAAATATTCCAAGATGCTTCAACAACTTTA ctgTCCTGTCTAAGAAAGAAACTACCGAAATTAATCCAGTTTCGATGATATTTGGCTTTAGCATTGGGATTATTGAAATCACAAATAGTGCTTCATTGGTGATGAAGGGGCAAGAGTACACATATAGCACTATTCTTGGTTTGGTGATGGTTTTGGACCTTTCAGGTAACAAACTTTCTGGGAGCATTCCAGTTGAGCTAATGGCCCTTCAGGCATTACAATCGTTAAACATATCAAATAATCAGTTGACAGGAGTTATACCAAAGAATATTGGAGACATGAAGTTTCTTGAATCATTCGATGTATCTTCAAACCATCTGTCTGGGGAGCTTCCTATGAGCTTGTCAAGCTTGACTTTCTTGAGTAGCTTCAATGTGTCTTTCAACAACTTGACTGGAAGAATCCCATCAAGCACACAGCTACAGAGCTTCAATGAATCCAGCTTCTTCGGCAACAAACTCTGTGGAGTTCCATTGACTACGCTTTGTGGAGAAATAGAGCATCATAAAGATCAACAAGAAGGTGATACGTCACATGGAGTGGATTTTGGATTGATTATTAGCATCTTGCTTGGattttttgttgggttttggtCCATTGTCATTCCCCTGAATGTTGGAACAATTTGGATTTCGTTGTATAAATTGAGGTATATGTTGGGTTGTTAA